A genomic region of Deltaproteobacteria bacterium contains the following coding sequences:
- a CDS encoding DUF4339 domain-containing protein, with protein MKIICDSCQTKYSIADEKVRGKVFKIKCKKCSHIIVVRGAAEPAPVDDKETQVFDYSGYDSPSEAAAAMAAAASGGAVWHVVIDQEQVGPLTRDEVLERLERGEVTADSYIWREGFGDWQRLAAVEEFAGVVGAGTMAASGEVSSGAAAVAGLHDDGHPPPDPEVAGMFGIGGGYDEPAAAGDPGDLFSAAAAPSAAEPDYADAGGGLFGGDGAAADAGGGLFGGAEPAAEPAPVGPTSLTGQRNENSVLFSLSNLASLAADAPKAGPAPAASGGAQPGYAQSGGQEGSGLIDIRSMAQVYLGEKQAAGSAGPSAAASAPDDLPVFNTGGFEGGAAVLLPTATPAGNNKLLYALIGLIGVLAIVAVVLVLVILKSGDKPGADTAQLAAAAAASDKVGGGATPAGGARATASDQDDGEPAKAGGEGGDSEPKPAATGDEGAKGDDDDDGAPAAG; from the coding sequence ATGAAGATCATTTGCGACTCGTGTCAGACGAAGTACTCGATCGCGGACGAAAAGGTCCGCGGCAAGGTCTTCAAGATCAAATGTAAGAAGTGCAGCCACATCATCGTCGTGCGCGGTGCGGCGGAGCCGGCGCCGGTCGACGACAAGGAGACGCAGGTGTTCGACTACTCGGGGTACGACAGCCCGAGCGAGGCAGCGGCAGCGATGGCGGCGGCCGCCTCGGGAGGCGCCGTGTGGCACGTGGTGATCGACCAGGAGCAGGTCGGACCGCTCACGCGCGACGAGGTGCTCGAACGCCTCGAGCGCGGCGAGGTCACCGCCGACTCGTACATCTGGCGCGAGGGGTTCGGCGACTGGCAGCGGCTTGCCGCGGTCGAGGAGTTCGCCGGCGTCGTGGGGGCGGGCACGATGGCCGCCTCCGGCGAGGTGAGCAGCGGCGCGGCGGCGGTCGCCGGACTGCACGACGATGGACACCCGCCGCCCGACCCGGAGGTCGCCGGCATGTTCGGCATCGGCGGCGGGTACGATGAGCCGGCTGCCGCGGGCGATCCGGGGGATCTGTTCTCGGCCGCGGCGGCACCGAGCGCGGCCGAGCCGGACTACGCCGACGCCGGCGGCGGCCTGTTCGGCGGCGATGGCGCCGCGGCGGATGCGGGCGGCGGGCTGTTCGGCGGCGCCGAGCCGGCCGCCGAGCCGGCGCCGGTCGGACCGACCTCGCTCACCGGGCAGCGCAACGAAAACTCCGTGCTGTTTTCCCTCAGCAACCTGGCGTCGCTCGCGGCCGACGCGCCGAAGGCGGGGCCGGCCCCCGCCGCGAGCGGTGGCGCCCAGCCGGGGTACGCCCAGTCCGGCGGGCAGGAAGGCTCGGGGCTGATCGACATCCGGTCGATGGCGCAGGTGTACCTCGGCGAGAAGCAAGCGGCGGGTTCGGCCGGCCCCTCTGCGGCGGCGAGCGCGCCCGACGATCTCCCGGTGTTCAACACGGGCGGGTTCGAGGGGGGCGCGGCGGTGTTGCTGCCGACCGCGACGCCTGCCGGCAACAACAAGCTGTTGTATGCGCTCATCGGCTTGATCGGCGTGCTCGCGATCGTCGCGGTCGTGCTGGTGCTCGTGATCCTCAAAAGCGGCGACAAGCCTGGAGCGGACACCGCGCAGCTGGCTGCCGCCGCGGCGGCGAGCGACAAAGTCGGCGGCGGGGCCACCCCGGCCGGCGGAGCGCGGGCGACCGCGTCGGATCAAGACGATGGCGAACCCGCGAAGGCCGGCGGCGAGGGAGGGGACAGCGAGCCAAAACCCGCGGCGACCGGCGACGAGGGCGCGAAGGGCGACGACGATGACGACGGCGCGCCGGCAGCCGG
- a CDS encoding adenylosuccinate synthase — protein sequence MPSLVVVGAQWGDEGKGKVVDLYAESADVVVRYGGGANAGHTLVIGGQQLITHLIPSGVLHAGTHCVLGDGMVIDLNTLVDEIAECKARGLLAGDELLIADRAHVILPYHKRLEAARERRGGAIGTTLRGIGPAYEAKAARRGVRVGDLARPAKLRALVEQNLDELRPLLAHYGEPAPDIDAVVDEALALGESISRYVGVAGAFVDRALADGRNVLFEGAQGALLDLDHGTYPYVTSSTTTAAGAAAGAGIGPTRIDRVVGIAKAYTTRVGGGPFPTELDDEAGAALRQAGGEYGATTGRPRRCGWLDIPALRHAVRINGMDGIALTKLDVLCGLPEVPVCVAYELDGRELDEFPSDAEDLARVTPRYERFAGWTGATRGVGSYDDLPAAARAYVAAVAQRVGVDVYLVSVGPDRHDTFTLRDAF from the coding sequence ATGCCGTCGTTGGTGGTCGTGGGCGCCCAGTGGGGCGACGAAGGCAAGGGCAAGGTCGTCGACCTGTACGCGGAGTCGGCCGACGTCGTGGTGCGCTACGGCGGCGGCGCCAACGCGGGGCACACGCTCGTCATCGGCGGCCAGCAGTTGATCACACACCTGATCCCGTCGGGCGTACTGCACGCCGGGACGCATTGCGTGCTCGGCGACGGAATGGTGATCGATCTGAACACGCTGGTCGACGAGATCGCCGAGTGCAAGGCGCGCGGGTTGTTGGCGGGCGACGAGCTGCTCATCGCCGATCGCGCCCACGTCATCTTGCCGTACCACAAGCGTCTCGAGGCGGCGCGCGAGCGCCGAGGCGGCGCGATCGGTACGACCTTGCGCGGGATCGGTCCGGCGTACGAGGCGAAGGCGGCGCGCCGCGGCGTGCGCGTCGGCGATCTCGCGCGACCGGCGAAGCTGCGCGCGCTCGTCGAGCAAAACCTCGACGAACTTCGGCCGCTGCTCGCCCACTACGGCGAGCCGGCGCCCGACATCGACGCGGTCGTGGACGAGGCGCTCGCGCTCGGCGAGTCGATCTCCCGCTACGTCGGCGTCGCCGGCGCGTTCGTCGACCGGGCGCTCGCGGACGGGCGCAACGTGCTGTTCGAGGGGGCGCAGGGCGCGCTGCTCGACCTCGACCACGGTACGTATCCGTACGTGACGTCGTCGACCACGACGGCCGCGGGAGCGGCGGCCGGCGCGGGCATCGGGCCGACCCGCATCGACCGGGTCGTCGGGATCGCCAAGGCGTACACCACCCGCGTCGGCGGCGGGCCGTTCCCGACCGAACTCGACGACGAGGCCGGCGCCGCGTTGCGCCAGGCCGGCGGTGAGTACGGCGCGACCACCGGCCGGCCGCGGCGGTGCGGCTGGCTCGACATTCCGGCGCTGCGCCACGCCGTGCGCATCAACGGCATGGACGGCATCGCGCTCACCAAGCTGGACGTGTTGTGCGGGTTGCCGGAGGTGCCGGTGTGCGTCGCCTACGAACTCGACGGGCGCGAGCTGGATGAGTTTCCCAGTGATGCGGAGGACTTGGCGCGAGTGACGCCGCGCTACGAACGCTTTGCAGGCTGGACCGGCGCGACGCGCGGGGTCGGCTCGTACGACGACCTGCCGGCCGCCGCGCGCGCCTACGTGGCGGCGGTTGCGCAACGGGTCGGGGTGGACGTCTACCTCGTATCGGTGGGCCCGGACCGCCACGACACGTTCACCCTGCGCGACGCGTTCTGA
- the hisZ gene encoding ATP phosphoribosyltransferase regulatory subunit — MERGRLGRPRTRRGGRRAARGDRRDGRRPVTVGGAIRLPAGVRDYLPRAAARRRAIIERLLGAFEAWGYARIIAPAFEYADVLERGLGGDARRAAVRFVEPQTGEVVALRPDITPQVARMVATRMRDVGGPIRLCYEGAVTRLEAGPRGQRELLQAGVELIGVPSPEGDAEVLGVAAAALASMRVDDVRLDIGHAAIARAALDGVRDPDRHAALVSALAKKDRRGVEDAARGLPAARRAFVAALPRLYGAPEEVLAAARKLPAPAAVRRALATIERVLDLARDRMDGDLHRRVTVDLGDVRGFDYYTGLRFSGYADGVGDAVLRGGRYDELLAAYGHRAPATGFAVDVEAIADTERAAGLAPPPGPPVVAIAAPVARRTVALRVAAALRARGVRAAVDVGAGGPVAALAAYAARIGAAAAVAVDARGGAAVVRAGASRAACTLSAAQVRAAAAGRIDALVEALGFAREGV, encoded by the coding sequence GTGGAACGTGGACGCCTCGGTCGACCGCGAACTCGTCGCGGCGGTCGCCGCGCTGCCCGAGGTGATCGACGCGATGGTCGTCGACCTGTGACCGTGGGCGGGGCCATTCGCCTGCCGGCCGGCGTGCGCGATTATCTGCCGCGCGCCGCCGCGCGCCGCCGCGCGATCATCGAGCGACTGCTGGGCGCGTTCGAGGCGTGGGGGTATGCGCGTATCATTGCGCCCGCGTTCGAGTACGCGGATGTGCTCGAACGCGGCCTCGGCGGCGATGCGCGCCGCGCCGCCGTCCGGTTCGTCGAGCCGCAGACGGGCGAGGTGGTCGCGTTGCGCCCCGATATCACGCCGCAGGTCGCGCGCATGGTGGCCACCCGCATGCGCGACGTCGGCGGGCCGATCCGGCTGTGTTACGAGGGGGCGGTGACCCGGCTCGAGGCCGGGCCGCGCGGTCAGCGCGAGCTACTGCAGGCCGGCGTCGAGCTGATCGGCGTGCCCTCGCCGGAGGGGGATGCCGAGGTGCTCGGCGTCGCGGCGGCCGCGCTCGCATCGATGCGCGTGGACGACGTTCGCCTCGACATCGGGCACGCGGCGATCGCGCGCGCGGCGCTCGACGGGGTTCGCGATCCCGACCGCCACGCCGCCCTCGTGAGTGCGCTCGCCAAAAAAGATCGCCGCGGCGTCGAGGACGCCGCGCGGGGCCTGCCGGCGGCCCGCCGCGCGTTCGTCGCCGCGTTGCCGCGCCTGTACGGGGCGCCGGAGGAGGTGCTCGCGGCGGCGCGGAAGCTGCCCGCGCCGGCCGCAGTGCGTCGCGCGCTTGCTACCATCGAGCGCGTGCTGGACCTGGCGCGAGATCGCATGGACGGTGACCTGCACCGCCGCGTGACCGTCGACCTCGGCGACGTGCGCGGATTCGACTACTACACGGGCCTGCGGTTTTCCGGGTATGCCGATGGCGTCGGCGACGCCGTGCTGCGCGGCGGCCGCTACGACGAACTGCTCGCCGCCTACGGCCACCGCGCACCGGCGACCGGATTTGCGGTCGACGTCGAAGCGATCGCCGACACGGAGCGCGCGGCCGGGCTCGCTCCGCCGCCGGGGCCGCCGGTCGTTGCGATCGCGGCGCCGGTGGCGCGGCGCACGGTCGCGCTGCGCGTGGCGGCCGCGCTGCGCGCGCGGGGCGTGCGCGCGGCGGTGGACGTGGGCGCCGGCGGGCCCGTCGCCGCGCTCGCCGCCTACGCGGCGCGGATCGGTGCGGCCGCTGCGGTGGCCGTCGACGCGCGCGGCGGCGCGGCGGTGGTGCGGGCGGGGGCCAGCCGCGCGGCGTGCACATTGTCGGCCGCGCAGGTGCGCGCCGCGGCGGCAGGCCGGATCGACGCGTTGGTCGAGGCGCTCGGGTTTGCACGGGAGGGCGTCTGA
- a CDS encoding phosphoglycerate dehydrogenase: MSPRAAELLRASPRVAVDVRDDITAADLVTAIADYDALIVRSRTQVTREVIDAGARLKLIGRAGIGVDNIDVAAASRRGILVENTPGGNAVTTAEHALCLLMALARHIPQAAASMRAGKWEKKRFNGRELCGKTLGVIGLGNIGRIVADRARGLHMTVIGCDPFLSADAAARLGVELVDFDTLCARADFVTVHTPLTAATRGLIGAEALARMKPGVLIVNAARGGIVDEAALVDALERGHVGGAALDVFETEPPPPDHPLRRHERVVCTPHLGASTDEAQEKVAAEIAEQVVAFAERGEVRNAVNMTPVPVELREALAPWLDLARQMGRLVGQLAHGDGRAIDELTVEVLGELADTGAKACANAALVGLLGTFLDVPVNEVNAPLIAAERGLGVREVAQRKGVDYAAAVALTARAGDRQHYVKGTLYHIGGKVAPRIVQIDDFLVETKPRGRLLVVRNHDRPGVIGKVGTLLGDRSINVNSLHVGLHRPSGVAIALWNVDASVDRELVAAVAALPEVIDAMVVDL; the protein is encoded by the coding sequence ATGTCGCCGCGCGCCGCCGAGTTGCTGCGCGCGTCCCCGCGCGTCGCCGTCGACGTGCGCGACGACATCACCGCCGCCGATCTCGTCACCGCGATCGCTGACTACGACGCGCTGATCGTCCGGTCGCGCACCCAGGTGACTCGGGAGGTCATCGACGCCGGCGCGCGGCTCAAGTTGATCGGGCGCGCCGGCATCGGCGTCGACAACATCGACGTCGCGGCGGCGTCGCGTCGCGGCATCCTGGTGGAGAACACGCCCGGCGGCAACGCGGTCACGACCGCGGAGCACGCGCTTTGCTTGCTGATGGCACTCGCGCGCCATATTCCCCAGGCGGCCGCGTCGATGCGCGCCGGCAAGTGGGAGAAGAAGCGGTTCAACGGCCGCGAGCTGTGTGGCAAGACGTTGGGTGTGATCGGACTCGGCAACATCGGCCGCATCGTGGCCGACCGCGCGCGCGGATTGCACATGACCGTCATCGGCTGCGATCCGTTTCTATCCGCTGACGCGGCCGCGCGGCTCGGCGTCGAACTGGTCGACTTCGACACGCTGTGCGCGCGCGCGGATTTCGTCACCGTGCACACGCCGTTGACCGCCGCAACGCGCGGGCTGATCGGGGCTGAAGCGCTCGCTCGGATGAAGCCCGGTGTGCTGATCGTCAACGCAGCGCGCGGCGGTATCGTCGACGAGGCCGCGCTCGTCGACGCCCTCGAACGGGGGCACGTGGGCGGTGCGGCGCTCGACGTATTCGAGACCGAGCCGCCGCCACCGGACCATCCGTTGCGGCGGCACGAGCGGGTGGTCTGCACTCCGCACCTGGGCGCGTCGACCGACGAGGCGCAGGAGAAGGTCGCCGCCGAGATTGCCGAACAGGTCGTCGCGTTCGCGGAGCGAGGCGAAGTGCGCAACGCGGTGAACATGACGCCGGTGCCGGTCGAACTGCGCGAGGCGCTCGCGCCCTGGCTCGATCTGGCTCGCCAGATGGGCCGGCTCGTCGGCCAACTCGCGCACGGCGACGGCCGCGCGATCGACGAACTCACCGTCGAGGTCCTCGGGGAGCTGGCCGATACCGGCGCGAAGGCGTGTGCGAACGCCGCGCTGGTCGGGCTGCTGGGCACGTTTTTGGACGTCCCGGTCAATGAAGTCAACGCGCCGCTGATCGCGGCCGAACGCGGCCTTGGCGTGCGCGAGGTCGCCCAGCGCAAGGGCGTCGACTACGCGGCGGCGGTCGCGCTCACCGCACGCGCCGGCGACCGCCAGCACTACGTCAAGGGCACGCTCTACCATATCGGCGGCAAGGTCGCGCCGCGGATCGTGCAGATCGACGACTTTCTCGTCGAGACCAAGCCGCGCGGCCGCTTGTTGGTCGTGCGCAACCACGACCGGCCGGGCGTGATCGGCAAGGTCGGGACTCTGCTCGGCGACCGGTCGATCAACGTCAATAGCCTCCACGTGGGACTGCATCGCCCGTCGGGGGTTGCGATCGCTCTGTGGAACGTGGACGCCTCGGTCGACCGCGAACTCGTCGCGGCGGTCGCCGCGCTGCCCGAGGTGATCGACGCGATGGTCGTCGACCTGTGA
- a CDS encoding Nif3-like dinuclear metal center hexameric protein: MTVRLRDVVAFLDEVLEIDRFRDYGPNGLQVEGAPEVDVVVTGVSAHAELFERAIARNADLIVVHHGLIWGAGIPRVVGPTAVRLRMLLENAVSLAAYHLPLDAHPTLGNNAGLCDALGLGPDRRAFGDVRGHALGVAGAWPTPVSRDEAIERIARVVLDGAPPAFVLPYGPGAVRTVGVCTGAASDLLESAAAAGCDLFVTGELAERSASLARELQITLVGAGHHRTEVYGAIRLADALAAQFPGIDAEFVDVPSPL, encoded by the coding sequence ATGACGGTGCGATTGCGGGACGTGGTCGCCTTCCTCGACGAGGTGCTCGAGATCGACCGGTTTCGCGACTACGGGCCGAACGGCCTGCAGGTCGAGGGCGCGCCGGAAGTGGACGTCGTCGTCACGGGGGTGAGCGCCCACGCCGAACTGTTCGAGCGCGCGATCGCGCGCAACGCGGATCTGATCGTCGTCCACCACGGGCTGATCTGGGGCGCGGGGATTCCCCGGGTCGTCGGGCCGACGGCGGTTCGGTTGCGCATGTTGCTCGAAAACGCGGTGTCGCTGGCCGCCTACCACCTGCCGCTGGACGCCCATCCGACCCTCGGCAACAACGCCGGGTTGTGCGATGCCCTCGGCCTGGGGCCGGACCGGCGCGCGTTCGGCGACGTGCGCGGCCACGCGCTGGGCGTGGCTGGCGCGTGGCCCACGCCGGTGTCGCGCGACGAGGCGATCGAACGGATCGCGCGCGTCGTGCTCGACGGAGCGCCGCCGGCGTTCGTGCTCCCATACGGGCCGGGTGCGGTTCGTACGGTGGGCGTTTGCACCGGCGCCGCGTCGGATCTACTCGAGTCGGCGGCCGCCGCGGGGTGCGACCTGTTCGTCACGGGAGAGCTGGCCGAGCGGTCCGCGTCCCTCGCGCGCGAACTGCAGATTACGCTCGTCGGTGCCGGCCATCATCGCACCGAAGTGTACGGCGCGATTCGCCTCGCCGATGCACTCGCCGCCCAGTTCCCCGGCATCGACGCGGAGTTCGTCGATGTGCCGTCCCCGCTGTGA
- a CDS encoding SDR family oxidoreductase, producing the protein MKVLIPGISGKLGRLVARRLVDAGHTVWGIDRRPWPDAPDGVQVHEADIRKRTAEDVFRRFRPETVIHMATVTHLVERTADRFRINLYGTRAVFDHCHTYGARRCIFVGRHTYYGAASDSPMYHREEDPPMAVTTFPELADLVAADLYAGSALWRYPELDTVVLRCCYTLGPSLHGTLATFLRGPRVPVIVGYDPLFQFMHEFDVADAIALALSRAPRGVYNVAGPQPVPLSLLIRQTGRRAVPIPEPLFRFAIGRFGLPVLPRGALSHLKYPVVIDATRFRTATGFQHAFDETATMRAFAEAAPVRPRPAR; encoded by the coding sequence ATGAAGGTGTTGATCCCCGGCATCTCGGGAAAGCTCGGCCGCCTGGTCGCCCGACGCCTGGTCGATGCGGGCCATACCGTGTGGGGCATCGACCGGCGCCCGTGGCCCGACGCGCCCGACGGCGTGCAGGTACACGAGGCGGACATCCGCAAGCGGACGGCTGAGGATGTGTTTCGCCGGTTTCGCCCGGAGACGGTCATCCACATGGCCACCGTGACGCACCTCGTCGAACGCACCGCCGACCGGTTTCGGATCAACTTGTACGGCACGCGCGCGGTGTTCGATCACTGCCACACCTACGGCGCTCGGCGCTGCATCTTCGTGGGCCGGCACACGTACTACGGAGCGGCGTCGGACTCGCCGATGTATCACCGCGAGGAAGACCCGCCGATGGCGGTGACGACCTTCCCGGAACTGGCCGATCTCGTGGCCGCGGATCTGTACGCAGGGTCGGCGCTGTGGCGCTATCCCGAACTCGATACGGTGGTACTTCGGTGCTGCTACACACTCGGGCCGTCGCTGCACGGGACACTGGCGACGTTCTTGCGCGGCCCGCGCGTGCCGGTCATCGTCGGCTACGATCCGCTGTTTCAGTTCATGCACGAGTTCGACGTCGCGGATGCGATCGCGCTCGCGCTGTCGCGCGCGCCGCGCGGTGTCTACAACGTCGCCGGTCCACAGCCGGTGCCGCTGTCGCTGCTCATCCGCCAGACCGGGCGCCGTGCCGTGCCAATTCCGGAGCCGCTGTTTCGGTTTGCGATCGGCCGCTTCGGCCTGCCGGTGCTGCCGCGCGGCGCCTTGAGCCATCTGAAGTATCCGGTCGTCATCGACGCGACCCGGTTTCGCACCGCCACCGGCTTCCAGCATGCGTTCGACGAGACGGCGACGATGCGTGCGTTCGCGGAGGCGGCGCCGGTGCGCCCGCGGCCCGCGCGCTGA
- a CDS encoding acyltransferase family protein, translated as MLRAIRSLWRDPEIEARVHRLEIGFNRHGYDRFGASRRDLTRFLSLLSWLYRHYFRVHVHDIHHVPARGRAMLVGNHSGGVALDGAMVLASVFLELEPPRLAQGMAEYFLARWPFLADWTVKCGQLTGLPDHAVQLLEDERLLLVFPEGARGTAKLAWQQHTLVRFGTGFVRLALQTRAPIVPFAFLGGGDAIPTIVNLERLGRALGAPYIPLTPYVVPLPLPKVRLDIVYGEPMTFDGDGSEEDRVIEQYVDRVKQRIAELLAAGEEKRR; from the coding sequence ATGCTCCGCGCGATTCGTTCGCTGTGGCGCGACCCGGAGATCGAGGCGCGCGTCCACCGGCTCGAGATCGGATTCAACCGCCATGGCTACGACCGATTCGGCGCGTCGCGCCGCGACCTCACGCGGTTCTTGTCGCTGCTTTCGTGGTTGTACCGGCACTACTTTCGCGTTCACGTCCACGACATCCACCACGTGCCGGCGCGGGGCCGCGCGATGCTCGTCGGCAATCATTCCGGGGGCGTCGCGCTCGACGGAGCCATGGTGCTCGCGTCGGTGTTTCTCGAACTCGAGCCGCCGCGGCTCGCCCAGGGGATGGCCGAGTATTTTCTCGCGCGCTGGCCGTTTTTGGCCGATTGGACGGTCAAGTGCGGGCAACTCACCGGGTTGCCGGACCACGCGGTCCAGTTGCTCGAGGACGAGCGGCTGCTCCTCGTGTTCCCCGAAGGCGCGCGCGGCACCGCGAAGCTCGCGTGGCAGCAGCACACGCTCGTGCGGTTCGGCACCGGGTTCGTCCGCCTCGCACTGCAGACGCGCGCGCCGATCGTGCCTTTTGCGTTTCTCGGCGGGGGCGACGCCATCCCGACGATCGTAAACCTCGAGCGCCTCGGCCGCGCGCTCGGCGCGCCCTACATTCCGCTCACGCCGTACGTCGTACCGCTGCCGCTGCCCAAGGTGCGCCTCGACATCGTGTACGGCGAGCCGATGACGTTCGACGGTGACGGCAGCGAGGAGGACCGCGTGATCGAGCAATACGTCGACCGCGTCAAACAGCGTATCGCCGAGCTGTTGGCGGCCGGAGAGGAAAAGCGGCGATGA
- a CDS encoding DUF4388 domain-containing protein, with protein sequence MSRQGRERRRGARISASLALRISGVDREPRLRRGDISSTGVYVEGDAAAGGCGTIEVLQILVPGSEERIEVLGRVVRRVLVEDLSRGTTVVGVAFEFLFTDDDTRARVAELVRAAAEDELDSGRMFQVRNAFDAQVGRANEGARHDATVYVVGVDTLSLETAWPVPPGEAIECVVRSPRSQREFAFTGKVVDSRPVGAGADLHRVDIRFRPDPDESPATIEDAIAVLIDESIHPESYQRDGDARADMRGRTDKVALASILSLAESERLSGVLRVRSDAGTGEVYLRDGRVVDVALALGSAAPSPATAPIDALLEIVQWPAAEFAFRAGAVDRDDRVATKTWALLLELARRRDEGGGAA encoded by the coding sequence TCTCGGCGAGCCTCGCGTTGCGCATCTCGGGCGTCGACCGCGAGCCGCGGTTGCGGCGCGGGGACATCAGCAGCACCGGCGTCTACGTCGAGGGCGACGCCGCCGCCGGCGGCTGCGGCACGATCGAAGTGCTGCAGATCCTCGTGCCGGGGTCGGAGGAGCGTATCGAAGTGCTCGGCCGCGTCGTTCGCCGCGTGCTGGTCGAGGATCTCAGCCGTGGAACGACGGTCGTCGGGGTCGCATTCGAGTTTTTGTTCACCGACGACGACACGCGGGCGCGCGTCGCCGAGCTGGTGCGCGCGGCGGCCGAGGACGAACTGGACAGCGGCCGCATGTTTCAGGTGCGCAATGCGTTCGACGCGCAGGTCGGCCGGGCGAACGAGGGCGCCCGGCACGACGCGACCGTGTACGTCGTCGGCGTGGACACGCTGTCGCTGGAGACCGCGTGGCCGGTGCCGCCCGGCGAGGCGATCGAGTGCGTCGTTCGGTCGCCGCGCTCGCAGCGGGAGTTCGCGTTCACCGGCAAGGTGGTCGATTCGCGGCCGGTCGGCGCGGGCGCCGACCTGCACCGAGTCGACATTCGTTTTCGCCCGGATCCGGACGAGTCGCCGGCGACGATCGAGGACGCCATCGCGGTATTGATCGACGAGAGCATTCACCCCGAGTCGTACCAGCGCGACGGCGACGCGCGTGCCGACATGCGCGGGCGCACCGACAAGGTGGCGCTCGCCAGCATCCTTTCGCTCGCGGAGTCCGAGCGCCTTTCGGGGGTGCTGCGCGTGCGCAGCGACGCGGGCACGGGCGAGGTCTACCTGCGCGACGGCCGCGTGGTCGACGTCGCCTTGGCGCTCGGAAGCGCCGCACCCTCGCCGGCCACGGCGCCCATCGACGCGCTGCTCGAGATCGTCCAGTGGCCGGCAGCCGAGTTTGCATTTCGCGCCGGTGCCGTCGACCGAGACGACCGCGTGGCGACCAAGACGTGGGCGCTGCTGCTCGAACTCGCGCGGCGGCGCGACGAAGGGGGCGGCGCCGCATAA